One genomic window of Primulina tabacum isolate GXHZ01 unplaced genomic scaffold, ASM2559414v2 Contig671, whole genome shotgun sequence includes the following:
- the LOC142534668 gene encoding uncharacterized protein LOC142534668 — protein MNFLIWNVRGLRSSESQQRLHAHVKDKRVKILAILEPMIDLDVRFMTRRFGFSRVISNSSGHIWVFFAEDVMVECLFDHTQFLHFRVSATFLPTTVFCSFVYAKCDYIERRQLWNSLLQVKPAQGPWLVGGDFNVVRNSSECLGSSVPVFASGPSSFRFQSMWLRHHGFLQTVRLNWNLPCHLNGMPRLFVKLKRLKSHLKWWNKSVFGDLFAKLAEAEQAVRIAEADCEAAPSDLHWTSLSNCNADLARVTAMEADFWRQKAACRWLEDGERNTKLFHNMVKKKRVANKIFRIWDNGSCITSPELIQQSGAAFFQNLLTGDPFVLSCPDFSDFPLVISDLENANIAAPPSLEEVQGDCFLHSP, from the exons atgaattttctcatatggaATGTCAGGGGGCTCCGGAGCTCGGAGTCTCAACAAAGGCTACATGCCCACGTTAAAGATAAGAGAGTCAAGATCTTGGCTATTTTGGAAcccatgattgatctggatGTTCGTTTTATGACTCGTCGTTTTGGTTTTTCTCGAGTTATATCGAACTCCTCGGGTCATATCTGGGTTTTCTTTGCGGAGGATGTCATGGTTGAGTGTCTTTTTGATCACACTCAATTCCTTCACTTCCGGGTTTCTGCTACTTTTTTGCCGACCACTGTCTTTTGTTCCTTTGTTTATGCTAAGTGTGATTACATTGAGCGCAGACAGCTTTGGAATTCTTTGCTTCAGGTTAAGCCTGCTCAGGGTCCTTGGCTTGTTGGTGGCGACTTTAATGTAGTCAGGAATTCGTCGGAGTGTTTGGGTTCTTCTG TCCCGGTCTTTGCTAGTGGGCCGAGTTCTTTTCGCTTTCAGAGCATGTGGCTcaggcaccatggttttttgcagacggtgaggcttaattggaatttaCCGTGTCATTTGAACGGTATGCCCCGTCTTTTTGTGAAGTTGAAGCGCCTCAAAAGCCATCTGAAGTGGTGGAATAAGAGTGTTTTTGGTGATCTTTTTGCCAAACTTGCTGAGGCGGAGCAGGCTGTCCGGATTGCTGAGGCAGATTGCGAGGCTGCTCCTTCGGATTTGCATTGGACTAGTTTGTCCAATTGCAATGCAGATCTTGCTAGGgttaccgccatggaggcggatttttggcggCAAAAAGCCGCTTGTAGGtggttagaggatggtgagaggaacaccaaactcttccaCAATATGGTCAAGAAAAAAAGGGTGGCTAATAAAATCTTTCGTATTTGGGATAATGGCTCTTGCATTACTTCCCCTGAGCTTATTCAGCAGTCTGGGGCCGCCTTTTTTCAAAACCTGCTTACTGGGGATCCTTTTGTGCTTTCTTGCCCGGATTTTTCTGATTTCCCCTTGGTGATCTCGGATTTGGAGAACGCAAATATTGCTGCCCCTCCTTCTTTGGAGGAGGTGCAGggcgactgttttctccattcACCGTGA